ACAGTTGTGGATGCACCACGGATACCATTCCCAGCACAAAGTGTGGTGTTAGAAAGGCTCATGGCCACACCATgatccaccccaaatccagaGTGTGCATGCAGCATGGTGAGCTGTGGGATCTAGGCAGCTCTACCTCTCAGCTCTGTACTCTTGGAGCCAGCACAGATCCAAGTGGGGTCAGGTCTGCCTTGTCAATGTGCTGCAAAGGAGTAGGAAAAAGATAAGGGCAATACCTGCATGCAAGCTACGGCCAGTAAGGAAGTCACAGCCATCCTGGTCCTTCGAGGGAGTGGGATCTTCCTCGAGAAGAGGTACAGTGCTGTGACAGCTGTGATGGAGGCAATTCCCtagagaaaggaagggaaacaaCCACCCTTCAATGAAAGTTCAAGGGAAATGGGTGCAGTGGCCTTTGGCTGTGCCTTCCATGCAGTAAAAGAAATTGTGTGAGAAGTATTTAACTAAAGAAATGTATTACTGGCCATGACCAAATCCTAGAGCTCCCACACCATCAGGTTAACAACCCTGAAATTTAACTGAAGTTacagagaattttattttgctccAAATGAATGCTTTAGTTTTTAACAGCTTCCTCTCATTAATTCAAGTCATTAGAGATTGTGTCTGccctctccccagctgccacaCTGACAACTGAAGGTGGAAGCTGTCATCTGGAAAACCGATCTCATTTCCACCACTCAGCTATAGTTCACCAGCATAATCTTACTGTGCAGGTCACCCAAGGTGATCCAGCttaatccttctttttttaGTCTTAGCCACAGCTTAGttcacagcagtgctgccagtggTATTTAATATCCGGATTGATCTAACTAGCTGAGATATATTCACAGGGCACTACTGTGCAAAACAAGTTCAGAAATGCTGGAGGAAGCATTCAATATCAGGATTTCCAAGTTTTATTTCACACAGCTTTCCCACACATTTCAATAGCAAGGAGACCCTTCCCACACTGTAGCTCATGTTATGGAAAAGGAGAATCAGAGAACCAAGTGTTACTTGCGCAGGAGGAAGAACTCCTTAAGGAAGAAGGccacactgaaaataaaaaacaatgctAAACTTCCTCTTCCTGCAGAAGCAAACTGGTAAGACGCTCTCAGGCCCTTTGGACACCCTAGAAATCACTCAAGCTGACAGAACCACAGCCCAAAGAAGACAGCTTGGCTGCAGGAGGCAACCAAGAAGCAGCCCAGACATATCAGGAAGACAGCACTTACCAAGATCCTGTGATCAAACTGTACAGTTGTAGGATTCTCAAAGATATTTCTCAGCACGGGAGAGAAGGCAAGGAGATCATCTGGGATCCAGCGCTCCCCCATTTTGGGGAAGGAATTGTACACAAGGCCagcatccagccctgccacaaAGGCACCTGCAATTCCAGAGTAGAAAATGAGACTACCAGAGTATACAAAGGTGTCACTCCAGGGTGCACAGCTCTCATTCAAGAGCTCAGCTTGATCCTGAATTTCTTTTAGCAACATAGACAGAGATCACACAGCACAGGAAGGCTGGAAGGTGCTTCTCCACCCGTCCAGGAAAGACCAGTGAGGAGGTTCTTAACTGTAAGATCCCTGACAGCAGCAATTTTCCCAGAGAATGGATGGGGTTGCtcacagaacagaagaaaaaaaaaccaaaccagcagaGAGGAATGAATCACAAACTGCACAGCAGAAAGAGCTTTACCTGAAAGAGCAGTAAGAAAAATGAGAGCTGTAGTGCCATGAGCATATTGTCTCAAGCGAAGGAGCTGTTTGGTTTCTGgcaactgtaaaataaaataaaataaaattaaaaaaaaaaaaaaatcaaggcatTTGCAGCTAAGAAAAGCTTTCACAACATACACAGGCCAAAGGGTTGGTGGCCTGTATTTTACAGACCAACACAGAGCCACACTTCAGTGGTCCCTCAAAACAACAGCTAATCAAgtccagctctgtgcagaaaCTGAAGTGGCCCTTGGACAGTTACTGGCACAAATAATTTAGCCCAGCCAGGCACACCCCTGGCTGAGCTTCCACAAATTCTGAGACTCATCACTTATGACCCAAACAGCACGAGCCAAAGCAAGTGTCCCATAACCAAGAAGTTTACAGAATGGGTATTTTGTAACACTGTAAGTATTAGATCAGAGTCAGGAACAGAGACTACAAGAGAAGCACCATCAGCCTTCACATCCTTTCCTTACCTTCACATCACACCCAACCCTCTGCCCTGATGCACCACTCCATACCTTGTGTTGTGGAAGCAGCAAAGACAGCCCTGTCCACAGGCTGGCAGAGTACAGGACCAGCGCAGAGCCCAGGTGTGCTGCCAGGCGGTACTGACTGACCCGAGGGATGTCGTAGGAGTCTGGCTTCTCTTCCAGCCCACTCTTCACCATGTACCATCCCAGCAGCCCCTAACAAAACAGGAGAGGGCTCAGAGCCAGACAGGACAGCAGCAACTACTAAAATGGGATACACATTAGGGGCAAAGCAACTTGTTTCCTCTACTTTCAAGTAGCTACCAGCACTGACACACTGTCATGGCATCACTGACTCCAAGTTATCATGACTTCCACTGTCTTAGTTATGCTGCATCAGAAGATATCAAACTGgcagagggcaggtttagattagatactgggaaaaaaatctctgctgtgagggtggtgggcACTGGAAcgggtttcccagagaagctgtggatgcctcatccttGGTCAGGTTGGAGGGAGCTCTGAGCAAagtggtctagtggaaggtatctcTGGTTGGGGGTTGGAAGCAGACGATGGTTACGGTCATTCTGTGATACGCAGAGGCTGTCCCTGATGCTCTCACCTGGAAGCAGACCAGCCCGCAGAGCGCGAGGACGCGGCCCTTGAGGGCCGGGCTGAGCCAGCCGCGGCGCCAGAAGTAGGCAGCAGGCAGGATGTAGGCCAGGCCCACGGCGCGGCCCCACATGCGGTGCGAGTACTCCATGTACCAAATGAACTTGAACTCCGGCAGCGTCATGTCGTGGTTCAGGCTGTTAAAGGACAATAAAGCAACTGTTTCACAGCCCCCGCTGGGCTTTGTGGGATCGCCTTCCTCGGAGAACGGCCGGGAACAGAGGAGCCACCACCAGGCAGGCTTTGTGTGCCTTCCCAGT
This region of Vidua macroura isolate BioBank_ID:100142 chromosome 8, ASM2450914v1, whole genome shotgun sequence genomic DNA includes:
- the LOC128810746 gene encoding cytochrome c oxidase assembly protein COX15 homolog, whose product is MLRAARGGARRLLRGGPAPPPPPPPHGRLPPRLCLPRRLLQQAPQPAAPPPAVGRWLLACSGAVAGAVVLGGVTRLTESGLSMVDWHLVKEMKPPRTQQEWEAEFQKYQQFPEFKILNHDMTLPEFKFIWYMEYSHRMWGRAVGLAYILPAAYFWRRGWLSPALKGRVLALCGLVCFQGLLGWYMVKSGLEEKPDSYDIPRVSQYRLAAHLGSALVLYSASLWTGLSLLLPQHKLPETKQLLRLRQYAHGTTALIFLTALSGAFVAGLDAGLVYNSFPKMGERWIPDDLLAFSPVLRNIFENPTTVQFDHRILGIASITAVTALYLFSRKIPLPRRTRMAVTSLLAVACMQVGLGISTLLLYVPTPVAATHQSGSLALLSVALWLMSELRRVPK